One Aegilops tauschii subsp. strangulata cultivar AL8/78 chromosome 2, Aet v6.0, whole genome shotgun sequence genomic window, CGGCACGcgggcgccaagaccaagctccacctccaagacgggacCCGGTGACCACGGACGGCTGCCGCGCCTttacccccgagctgcgtagcgtcgcctggccgggcaagttcaagctgGATCTACCTCCTctctacgacggcacccccgaccccgcggagttcctgcagctctacgagctgagcatccaGGCGGCCAACGGCAACGAGAATGTCATGGCAAActagttccccatggctctcaaggatggtgcccgctcctggctcctgaacctgcctccaggctcgatctcctcctggaaaGAGATGTGCGACCATTTCGTCGCCagcttccagggcactcgcgaccgcccttcggccgcgggtgacctgcgccgcgtcaagcaagaaccaggagagaccctccagaagtacatccagcgcttcaacaacgttcgcctcaagatccccaaggtgacggataaggccatcatctccgcattctctgatggcgtccgcgacgtcaagatgaaggaggagctcgccatccatgaggagctgtgcacgtctctggagctgttcaacctggcggccaagtgcgcaagggccgaggaggggcgcctctccctcctcgagctcccagctgcagacccggaggagaagaacgccaaggccaaggacgtgaagcgcaagggagcagccgtgctcgcggcggagccggacaccaagcgcggcagagaccagcccgagtcatccaagagcagctgaccgttctgcgccttccacaacctgcatacccacaacaccagcgactatcaagagctcagagccattggAGAAGGACGCTTGGGTCGaggccccgagcgcaacgaccggggctacgaccgaggaggaggacgtgttGGCGGAtgctgggatgaccgtggcccgcgccaggagtggcacgACCGGCCTCGTCAGGACCGCtagcaggatcagcctcgcgagggcgcctggagggaccagcctcttgaggatcgccctcagggcaacaccgatcttcctccactaccgccaccaccaagaaggaatgacgaccaccatcaagacgagggggctgggggcttccaggagccgcgtgatATTGCCTGCATTTTGGGCGGAGAttaggccccagcctcgcagcgcatcttcaaacaatTTGCTCGTGAAgggaatgcagtcctccccaagctcgaggccacacgcccgctcaggtggtccaagtgcgctatcaccttcagttcggcagatcagctcaagtgcgcagctaccGCTGGCGCCCTACCGATGCtctgttcaccagtcatcagcaacgtgcaagtcaccaagaccatcatcgatggcggcgcagggctcaatgtcttgtccgtcgacacgttcgacaacctccaagtgccgtataaccagcttcagcctaccaagcctttctcaggagtgaccgacgggtccactaccccgatcgggcaggtctgccttcccgtcaccttcggagaacgcaaaaactaccgcactgagctcatcgacttcgacgtcgcacacatccgtctaccgtacaatgccatcctcgggtatccagccctggccaagttcatggcggtgatgcaccacggctacaatgtcctcatgatgccaggaagcggcggagcCATCATagtcccatgcgaagaaagagacgccgtgtgctccctcgagcgtgccttcaaagctgcagcaatcggcgaccccgacagcaagagggagtgccctcctgaggccatccccaagaagaagaagcagctgctccacgCAGGACCTCGGGAGGGTGGCGTTTCGagtggaacctcgtcaggatcagcgcccgcgacaggggcgcctccctccatcgcataggaacgCGCGCCTGTCGCCCTtcttgggcagggctcgggggctctcttctggggggcctcagaccttgccaacatctcgagggaggcgctcgggcaccacttggaggcgtgcttcgcggcatgGTTACCTCAGGAGAACATAGGGGAGGAGCGCctaccgctcaggagttcatcaccaggaccactcaggaactgcaagacacAAGGGCCATGCACagcgaccgccgctcaccaggcgcagctccccatccaggcaaggatgccgggctgcgcgtctgcgtcgatgtcccagggctcaacagggccgcgtctcAAGAGCCCTTCTgaccttcgcgcgtgggacgctgcgaggggccaccgcacagctacgttcgcatgccttttggcctgccgagcatggcgtccgcctatcagcgcaacttgcggcgcaccctggcgactcaggaggccaggcaccacgccgtcctggcggagatggatacggtcctcaaggaactgcctggacccccagagcctcccgaggctcacgACCCAgatggctcatgaggagcaaccccttcgccgcgCACCTTCAActgccccaacatcccttcatcaATAGAACCATGTGAcatttttccaagtttatttagctgggagagcccctcgggctacatcatccccaagccgctcgggccaggCCTAGCGGCATATATCTTTCCTGAATTTACTTAAGCTagtatgctttccatgcttaatctacccATGACTATCACCCCCAGGAGTTGCTCATGCTGGCATGATGCTTGTGCTTGGGCCCGTCCCAGCAACGTCAACAAATCTGAGCGGCCGAGCTCTGGCCACGCGcgccacctcaccaggccctcagtgccccCGTTCTCTGGCAAAGCGATCAGCGGCCACCCGGCGACCATAATGGCAAACCATGTctctccttgtgctggcttgcaggaatctccggaggatgacagcaggcggcaccgcgagctccctcttctcccgtgcaatccgcttgcgcgttaaaaggggggctcccgagtatcgcgactcaggagctcctcctggctctccagccctcacccctggccttgaccacgtcacgcgacctggcataccagcggtggctgagctcgctcgatggccgggacctgaggacgtagagcacaaagGAGAGCGCGGAGAAGAGGCTCGTATGGGCCTTGCCTAGCTATGCAATGGACACCTATGCCCAAATCCGGTGCATCAAGAGGAACCAACTACACACCGTCAAGATAAGTCTCCAGCTCGGATTGGCTAAAACCGCTGAGGACTAGGAACCACACTAGCCGCAGCCCTGCTGCAGCAACGCCACCGCCCTTTCCTACCACTCGACGACTGCTTGAGcactaaaggggacctcttgagcatcgcgcctcaggggcccttactggacctcgggccgctcacctcctggccttgaccacggcacgcgacctggcataccaacaacggctgtagcctgcctggggaccgggacctgtcagcgtagagcaccaagttGTCGCGAGGTCGGAAAGGAGAGACCGAGCTGAAGCAGGACACACGCTCGCAAGTTCATAATAAGAACAGTACagacaaaagacattacagaccctttacatgcccccacggggtatTCCTTGATTCCTCGCACGGAACAAAAGACCAGGACCTCGGGAATCCTATCTACATGCACCCTATGgatgacgccatcatcaacagtgggccgcgagaggccggcgccaacctcatccagatcagcggcgacGGCCAGACGCTGCAGCCCTGCTCCGGGCTCGCCGAGAGCTTGGGGGCACGTAGCTATCGTCGCTCGTCTTCGGGgtctcgtagagctcaggagagtcgctggactcccaagcgttGCTGCGACTTCTGGAGGAGCCGCTGGTAACGCGGGCGGCAGATCCAGCCCCGGCTGCGGCACCAGCCTGATGACTCCACCTGGGGCAACACTCCAGACGGCGGCCTTCTaagtcgaagaccttgaagaacatcgtggaggcgccgtcgtacgtGAAATGGATCACGAGGGCGCCCTCTGCGCGGCACACTCGGGTGACCTCACCCcagcctcgggtcatgaagatcttcccCAGGGAGACGCCTCAACCTCCGCTCCAGTCGCCGGCGTGTcacagtcggcgtgctgcagccaaagctccagaggccccctcggcggcatctcagCTGAGAAGAAGGaggggaagcggatccaagagctcgtgggcatcgccgcccacagcacgagCTTGCGCGAGGAGTCCGTGGTGTGGACTCCAGGGGTGACGGCGCGCGCCACCGCGGCACGGCGACCATGGCCACGGCGCGTGCGTCGACGCTCGCCGCTTCTCCCTCCCGAGCCCCCGGCTTGGGCGTACAGGGGTAATggatacccaggaggaggccgctcgcaccaaggcctcgtcaccacctgcatcgccgccgCATCGCGGGggtggaccgacctcttcttcggcgggagcggcaCTAGCCCGTCGAGGGGAGTCTTTCCTTTCTCCGCAGCAGAAAACCTTCGGATGGGTGCCATTGGTGTcggtggtggagcagaggagGAGAAGCAAGCGGAgtgggaagagatgggcaacgggggctctacccccctcctcatttatagcgggagaaggccaaccggaaccccccatgatcacaggtaatgatggtttttccttgcatgtcacagggacttgtcaagtcgggcagttgccgaggaagcatggggaagcggaaacgcccacgtccaatcaaccgccacgcctcgaccaaggccgcgggcttttggggcccgcggcgctccgcacttgacctttgccttcgcctcgaagccaagcccgagcgcgacttgggcccgggggctactgtcggctttctgggaacggggtccctagacttgccggcctgcggcccatggcgtggctctgcgagcgggcccatatggcccatcttcatcaacaaggcgttcaagaccctcgtgaggggccaagcctcgcgaggcagacgacgcaagacctccttagggcggcctcaccaggttggctcgcgaggagcggagagttCAAGGCAAGGAATACCttgcgaggttctcgtgacgtgagccatgacgatcaagatcaggcgggcgccaggcgggcgccagcgcgcgcagtgtccttgtttcccctttggtgctaaggaagcaagcgcaggcgcggagtaccgaggcgtcaagcaaaggtttccatatcggtgcaacgagaccaagaccagcaggacgacaagacggaggtcaccatggagcccaaggcggcgtcaccaccagagccttttgcacgcgaagaccgcttttgtcaggataagctgtactggctgtcccctttcaaattggccgttgttggctcccttcccgctcaatatttggggagaggaccagggcctctataaataggattagccaccaTCGTATTAGGGGACGGATCGATCTGATCTCGAGCCAACCCTTAGTCAcactcgagcacaagaacacctaaacctcaggaggatgttcttccccttgtactgttcatccatagcccaagaggcaatccaccaccaccacactggagtagggtattacaccacaacggtggcccgaaccagtataaatcttgtctCTTTCGTGTTCTGtgttcgtcgagttagcccttcaaatcttagcgaagctaggacCTAGATCGgcagggggagatcttcgcgcgcaccccaatgttcgaaccttgagggttttgccggaacccgtgatccgacacttAACTCAATCCACTtcgtgaacttgtccacggcaaccagcagatgggtcatgccaccgcatgctgtcttgaatgggcccaccatgtccaatccCCATACAACAAATGGCTAGGTgatggggatggtcttgagtgtagAAGCCGGCAAGTGCTGCTTGGAGCTGAAGCGCTAGCACCCGTTGCACTTGCGGACCAACTCCTTGGCATCGTCCAAAGCAGTCGGCGAGAAGAagccatggcggaaagctttggcaatGAGGCTCTGGAGGCGACATGGTGGCCACATTCGCCTTGATGAATGTCTCTAAGGATAGCAATGCCCTTCTCCGGCtccacgcagcgctggaagacgcCAGTCGCACTGCGCCTGACGAGTTCTCTATTGACAATCGTGTATGCAGCCGCCCGGCGTTGCACCTGCCGGGCCAAGATTTCGTCGGCTGGTAGCTCTCGGctcaccaggaagttgaggatgagCTGCACCCAAGATGGAGCTTCCACCACCATCATGAGAGCAACCGGCGTTAGGGTAGCCGTGTTGGGAGGCAGCGGGTCGGACCCGGCCACTACTTGTTGCGTcgttgaagtccccgggccgattaCAGCTATCCCCGGGCCGCCTACAgaagtccccgagccgactgCTGAAGTCCCCAAGCCGGATCCGACTGCTCCAGGGTCAGCCGGCACGGAGATGGACTCTGATTCTAGCGAAGGCTTGATAGGCGGCTTGCGTAGGCACTCGAGGGACACGCCGGCTGGTATGGCCTGCCAGGTGGAGCTGATCCATGCCAGGGCGTCGGCTGcttcgttgtcggcccgtggcacatggaggaactcgcacccatCGAAGTGTCCGTTGATCTGCTGGACCAGGAAGCGGTAGCTTCCCATGTTGgcttccttggcgtcccagtcgccagaagactgttggaccaccaagtccgagtcgctgTAGCACAGAATCCGACGGATGCTGATCTCCTTGGCTAGCTGGAGCCCGTGGATGAGTGCCTTGTACTCGgccatgttgttggaggcggcaaagggGATCTgtagcgtgtacttgagcttgtcgcctttgggagaggtgaggacgctACCGGCTCCCAATCCACTGCGCATCttcgagccatcaaagtgcatcagCCAATGAGTGGAATCCGGTgctggcggtaggtactgggtctcgtcCCAGTCGACTAGGAAGTCGGcctgtgcttgggacttgatggtggtgcggggctggtagaggatggtgtggggagccagctcaatggcccacttggccacctgGCTTGAGGCATCTCTGTTGCCTATGATTTCGGCAAGGGAGGTGGTGCAGACGGCCGTGATGGTGTGCTCCTGGAAGtactgcttcagcttcttggcggcaaagtacacACCATAGCACAtattctggtagtgggggtagttctacTAGGAGGCGGACAACACCTCGCTTAGGTaatagaccggcctctggaccggcTGGGCCTTGCTGGCTTCTGGGTGCTTGACAACGATCACGGTGCTGACGACCCAGCTGGTAGCGGCAATGTAGAGGAACATTGGCTTTTTAGCAGTCGGAGCAGCCAAAACAGGCGGCATGGACAGCATTCGCTTGAGCTGGAGGAAGGCCTCATCCGCCTAGTCGGTCCACTCGAAGCATGtggtcttcttcatcagctggtaCAAGGGGAGGGCCTTCTCACCCAGCTGGCTGATGAACCGGCTGAGAGAGGCTAGGcgcccggtgaacttctggacgtcCCGCAGCCGGGTCGCCTTCTTCAtccgctcaatggccttgatcttcacgggGTTGCACTCGATCCCATGCTCATAAACAAGGCAACCAAGGAGCTAGACGGCTGGTACTCAGAAGACACagttctccgggttgagcttgatcttaAAGCGGCGCAGGTTGGTGAAGGTCTCCTTGAGATCCTCCAAAAGGGTGCCGCAATTCTTCGTCTTCACCACTATATCGTCCAGATAGACGTGGGCGTTTCTACCGAGTTGCTtcaggaggcacttctgcatacAACGCTAGAAGGTGGCActggcattcctcaagccgaccGTCATGGTAATGTAGCAATAGGCGccgaatggggtgatgaaggCGGTCCTCAGTTGGTCGGCTgggtccagcttgatctggtggtagccggagtaagcatccaagaaggaCAACAGCTCGCAGCCGGCCGTGGAGTCGATCACCTGGTCGATCCGGGGCAAGGCAAAAGGgtccttggggcaggctttgtcGAGGCTAgtgtgtcggatgtggggttccggcaaaccctcaaggttcaaacactggggtgcgcgcgaagtctttccctcctaccgatctatgccctagctcgctaagttCTCACAGACGAACTCGAccaactcgcaacacagaaagacacgaggtttatactggttcaggccaccgttgtggtgtaataccctagtccagTGTGGTGgtagtggattgcctcttgggctgatgatgaatagtacaagggaagaacagcctcctgaggttgaggtgttcttgtgcgtatgaacttgtggcgtgaggattcgatgcccctactgtggtggctagctctacttatataggccctggtcctcttcccaaatattgagcgggaagggagccaacaacggcgggcaaatttgaagggggacatcttgtacaagctatcctgacaaaagcggtcttcacctgcgaaagctctggtggtgatgccgtcttgggctccacgatgacctccgtctcaccgtcctcctggtcttggtctcgtttaaccaatatagcaacctttgcccgatgcctcggtactcttcgcctgcgctggtctccttagcaccaaagaggaaacaaggacgccgtgcgcgctggcacccgcctggcgtgatgcgtcatggctcacgtcacgagggcctcgtgaggtttgccccgccttgatatctccggtCCTCGTGAGCCTTCCTGACTAGGCTACccaagaggaggtcttgcgtcgtccgcctcgcgaggcttggaccctcgcgagggtcttggatgccttgttgatgaagatgggccgtacggcctgctagctcagccgcgctgtgggccgcaggcaggcaagtctggggacccccattcccagaacgccaacagtagcccccgggcccaaggtgcgctcaggcttggcttcacggcgaagccaagggtcaagttcggagcaccgcgggccccaaaagcctgcggcctcggtcgacgcatggcggttgattggacgtgggcgtctccacttccccacgctgcctcggcaactgcacgacttgacaaatccctgcgacatgcaaggaaaaccattattacctgcgatcgtgggaggcaCCGGTTGACCTTCTTTCGCTATAAATGGgaaggggggcggagcccccgtcgcccgtCTCTTCCTCGCTTACTTGCTTCTTTCTCCTTGCTCCACTACCAACAACAATGGCGCCTATCAGAAGGTTTTCCGCCGAAGAGAAAGAGAAAGCTTCCCGTGATGATCCAGGGCCACTTCCACCaaagaagaggtcgatccatcgcCATGATGAAACAGCGATGATGgtggtgtcgaggccttggtgcgagtggcctcctccggggtacccgctacccttgtatGCCCGAGCCGAGGGCCCAGGAGGATGGAGTGACGGGCAGCGCCGCCCGCGCCGTGCCCGGGGTCGCCGCGCcgcggcgccgtgtcccgtcgtCCCTGGGGTCCATGCAGCGGACTCCTCGCGAGAGTTGGTGCTGTGGGcaccgatgcctccaagctcctggatccgcttcccgcggctcttctctgacgtgatgccgccgagggggcctctcgagctctggttgcagcacgccgactgcggcgctccggcgaccggagggAGATCGATGCGGTGCccgccggcaagatcttcatgacccacgGCTGGGGGAGATCGGACGGTTTTGCCGTGCGAGGGCCGCCCTCatgatccacttcgagtacgacggtgcttccacgctcttcttcaaggtcttcgacgccgagggccgccgcctggagtgctgcccagGAGAGGAGCGCCAAGCTGACGCGCACCCCGCTCGCGGCTACTCCAGCGGCAGCAGCCCTCgggagtccagcagctctcctgagctttacgagactccggagatgagcaacgacagctacgtgcccccgacctctcgccgtgcccggagca contains:
- the LOC141041035 gene encoding uncharacterized protein, with amino-acid sequence MGSYRFLVQQINGHFDGCEFLHVPRADNEAADALAWISSTWQAIPAGVSLECLRKPPIKPSLESESISVPADPGAVGSGLGTSAVGSGTSVGGPGIAVIGPGTSTTQQVVAGSDPLPPNTATLTPVALMMVVEAPSWVQLILNFLSLIAKAFRHGFFSPTALDDAKELVRKCNGC